The window ttttttcccctttgtccgACAGAGATGAGAATATCCCAGTGCTGCACCTCACAACTATTAGTTTGTTTGCCTCTGTTATAACAGCAACACTTCAGGCTGTGGAAGAAGTGACCCCAGTCAGGAGAGCAGGAGCTACCCTCATTGCAGCCACATCACTGCACTTCAGatatttctcatttctaaagGGGGGAAACAAATATGTCACCTCCtctgaataaaagagaaaataatgaggATGGCCTTACATCATTTAGTAAGGGAGAAAATGATAGGGAGGACAAGTTCGAAGATGCCTATGAAAGTATCCCCGCAGCAACAACAATGGATCTAATATCTTCCCTGGAGGAATGCACAACTGGATTCTCACAACAGATTCTCAGATGCCATACATCTCATTTATCCATGGTCGAAAAACAGCATGTACCATGCCCTAATTTATGGTATCCTTATGGTTGTCAAGGCCTTCTTGACTTTTGATCCACAGGAGATAGAAATTGGGATGACTGCCACAAAGGAGGCTTTGAGAACCTGTAATAGTTTCCGATGAAAATCTAGGATGATGAGTTTTTCTCATCTAGGGAATAAGCAGGGAATAAATGCTATCAAAGAAGAGGAATTGCATGCAGAAATCTGCTATGCTGAGTGTTTGATCTTGAAATCCACTGTAACGTTTATACAGGATGACAGTgtgctttgttttcttaaaagCGGGATCAACGTTGGGTTAAGTTACCAAATATACAAAGACTGTCAGCGAGTATTAACACAGATACCTAATTACCAAAGTATAACTTACAGACACCTGGTTGGAGGCATAAACTTTGGACTTGGAGTATTCAATTTGATATCACTTGTGCCACCAAAGACACTTAAACTACTCAGTGTTGTTGGATATTCTGGCAATAGAGAGGTAGGCTTGACTTTGCTTCATGAGAGTGCATCTGAATCCCATATAAATAATATCTTAAGTGTTTTGACTCTATTCTTTTATTACAATTATATCTCCGTAGCTTTTGGTGTTGAAAAGAGCCACAATTCCGCTGCAGAGAATCTCTCCCTAATCTACCtccagaaatttccaaactgTGTCATACTTAAATTTTTTCATGCACGTTTTAGTATGTTGAAAGGATATTTTAAACATGCCCAATTAACATTAGAGGAGTGCCTTTTTATTCAGAACGAATGGAAGCAGGTTCATCACCTCTGTTACTGGGAACTCATGTGGTGCCACATTTTCTGCTGGATTGGAAGCAGGTTTACCACTATGCTGAGCTACTGTTTCAACACAGCAGGTGGTCCAAGGCAATATATTCGTTCGCTGAAGCTTCACTACTGGCCGTGCTTCCTTCTGATTTTGTGAAATCGGTAAGTGAGGACATGAGCTCTCTCTTCTTAAACGTGGATAACCTGAGAATCAGAATTTTAGGAACTTCTGTGCCAATAGAAAAGTTTGTTGCTGAGAAGGGTCAGCGCTATGCGACCACTGCAGGTTGGTTTACAGCACAGCCCATTTTGGAACTCATGTATGCCTGGAGTGGTTTCCGAGTCATGAGCAAAAAACTAGAGCTTATTTCAACCTGGCTATCAATAATTGACAAAGGAGGCGAACTTTTACGAGAAAATCCAAGTAAAGAGTATGGCACAGCTGACATAAGTCTGTTAAATTTACTGAAAGGTCTGTGCCTGAAATACTTAGGCGAATATTCGATGGCCGAGCACTACTTTAATCATGTCATTCAAAAGGAGAAATTGTTAAAACATGACCACTATTTGGTGCCGTATTCATACCATGAACTGGGAATTCTATACTATCTAAAAGGAGATTATGCCAGTGCAATAAAAAacctagaaaacataaaaaactaCAAAGACTATTCCATGGAAGCCCGATTACAGTTTAGGGCTCACATAGCCCTTGAACAAATAGCTAAAGAAAAGTGATATAGACCCaaagtgtgtttttgttttttaatgggtgAAGTATCTACAGTCAGCAAGGTAATTAACaggtagaaaaataatttctttgtggAAGAAATCCAAGAAGAGGCAGCTGCTAAGAATCTGACCAGTAACCAGGAAGAAATGAATTGGCCAttacttttccctctttccttctgcaTACCTATAAAATGGAATGTCTTAGACTGGCAAATGGAGTGACGTGCATTTCTGAAAAAGAGAAGGCAAAtgatatacattataaaatgtactgacgggcctccctggtggcgcaagtggttgagagtccgcctgccgatgcaggggatacgggttcgtgccccggtctgggaggatcccatatgccgcggagcggctgggcccgtgagccatggccgctgagcctgcgcgtccggagcctgcgcgtccggagcctgtgctccgcgacgggggaggccacaacagtgagaggcccgcataccgcaaaaaaaaaaaaaaaaatgtactggcTCTCTTATATGTTATGAAGTTATCGATTAAGTtagacaacatttttaaaaacaaaaaatatgttttaacatCTCACTAGATAATGTATACAGCTCACAAATAAAATAGGGAAAGTAGCTATACTAGGAATCCCAGTGCCCTATGACCGTTTTTATTTAATcgttaaagaaagaagaaagactttAAGGTCTTACATTTCAAAACGATGCACTGAATAGCATAGACTCTGAATGGTTTTCCCATGTACACAATGCTTTTCATTGGCTTTTTATACCAGAGAAGATGTCTTGCCCTGTGTGATCAGTGGTATACTTTACCCTTTTTCATTAGGAAGCTCAAATATGGGCCTATAATTTGCCACAGAATCGAGGAGAAAGAGGCCTCCCTTCCACACACACATAAGCCTTTTGAAGATAATTGGAGGACGAGAACAGATTCACtgggtagaaaaaaagaaaagattaggtTGTAGGCAGGAGAGTTTAGTTACCGCATAGCGCTGTCTTTAGTTGCCCTCCGTAAGGTGTAATTCCTCTTAAGATCAGCTCTTCCACATCATTGAACTGCTTGCATCTACCCTGTTGCCATTGTTCACGGGCTAAACTGAGAGTAAACAGCAGCTGTAGGAATGGGGCTTTGTATGGCTTTACCTGCTTTAGGGATAAAATCAGTCCCTAATTTCCAGACCATTAATTCTGGCTGTGTGTACCCTCCTTGCAGTCACGCTTGGAGGTAGAAGTTGCTGGGAGAGTTTGCTTTGCCAGAACACATGGGTGAAACACATTAACTTAATGCTTTGGGTGTCCAGACAACCAACTGGAGCACAATGAAGAGCTGGTATTTCGGATTTAGAAACTCTTACTTTGGAAAAACGTGTTCCTCACTAATTAAAAATAGACTTTTAGGTGAACAACTATACTTGAGTTATTCCGCATTATTTAATTAGTACGGTATAGTGGTTAAGAGGGCAGGCTTTGGCCTGATTGCCTGGGTTTGTATCCTAGCTCTGTCACTAACTAGCTATGTGGCGTTGGActtccgtgcctcagtttccttagctgtaaaatAAGGGTAATAACAGTTCTGATCTCATGGCTTTTCTATGTTCATTAAGGTTGAGTTAATATGcatttattattactactactactagtaAGGATAGGAATACATTGTAATCTTCAGTGCAGAGGATTTACATTACTTTCTTGAAAAAAGCAAAGGTCCCTTTGTTACCTGCTTTGCCAATCTAAAATCTGACCTGTCAATTTGCTTATCCTGTTCTTAGTTTATCTTGGTCACTTATGAAATAAGTTAACTCTCTgcttaaattatggttttctgtttGTCCCAGGTTGTCCCCCAAAATAGCAAATTTATTAATTGGCTAAACAAATCTATGTGGACTGCCTACTGTATGCGGTTACTGAACAGGGTACTGAGGATGTAAAGATAAAGCATGGTCTCTCTCCTGAGGACTTTATTAGGGAGATAAATTAGAAAAGGATTTTGTTGGGGTGGAAACACTTGAAACAGTTGCTTAAACAGAGAGGAGTTTATTTgtcccaaacaaaataaatacaaaggtaGGCAGTTCAGGTCTGCTGtggctctttctctttcttttatttttccgtGTGGCATACAGGCCTTCTCATGCATCTCTCCTTGTGGTGGAAAGAGGCTACCTCATCTCCAGGCAGGCTGGAGGAGAAATGGTTAAAGGACCAAAAAGGCTTTCTCCTTCTTAGGAGactttgcctttttatttcagAAGGGACAGCCTTCTTAGGGACGTCCATGTATATCTTACTGGCCAGAAGCATTCATATGGTCACTGCTACCAGCAAGGGAAGCTGGAGATTAAGTTTTAGCTTTCAAGCCTCATTAGGAGGTTGTGGGAGAGGACTGTCAAATGAACCAACCTACAGTAACTGCCACAGCACACATGTGAATAACAATAAGCTACAAAATGGTATCAGAGGGGCATAGTTAAAAAGGGGGCAAGGTGACAGATAAAGAAATCAGCTGGAGAAGTCTGTATGGAGATCTAACAGGAAATCCTGCAACTGGCATTTCCTTGAAGTTGCTACCCACAGCCCAGGTTCTGGCCTTTAACTGGCCCAAGAATTGACTAGACACATTGAGGCTGATTCTCACCAAACTCACCAGagattaaggtataatttactctgctaatttattcatttgtagTAGGGACTATTCTAGAGTTGAAAACTCAATTTCCTGTAGGAATCAGGCAGGTAATGTAAACATATGAATCAGCCAAGTGTAAAACAATAAAAGTGGTGGAAAATAGTtgtgaagaagagagagaaaacctaTTTAAAGGCTATCAAACTgaaagacaaaattaaacactGTGCACATATTAAACTTATCTGCACTTCCTGATAAGACTTTTTGGCCCTAGTTTGTGACTTCTGGTCTATTCCTTTCTATTGACTAGAAAGTGTTCACGTTTCTGTCTCGAGAACCATCTCTCCTGATAAACTGTGTACCTCAAAAACCAGTAGAGAAGTCACAAGGCAGTCTGGTGGGCATGGAATCTGAGTATAAGGAGGCAGATAGTTTTAGAAACATCTGTTCCAGGCCAGGGTGAGACTTCATGAATCATCCATTCCCCACAATATGCATACATCTCTGGAAAGCCCCTGCCTTCCAGATTCAGGGTCTCTAAGAAATACCTCCCAGCGTTTTGCTTGCTGACATTCCTTCTTCTATGCCTTCTGCCAACCCTGGGTTACTCAGTCCAAGTAGGATACAATATAACTGTTTCCATTTACTAAAATATAGTCCCATTCCAGTCCTGCTTCCAGAGGGTACAACAAACTCACTTAGTTTGGAATTTGGTCATTTTCACATTCTTGGTTACCCAGATGATAGACGGTCTTCTTGTGCAAATGTATCAGATCTAATCACAcccattttatttaatgttgaGGGTTAGTTTATAAGAGCTTGGAGGAGGTACCTCACTGTTGCCTTCCTGTGTCATAAACACAGATATAGGCCTATTgaagcatttttaatttaatgaggaAATTTTCTTATCTAATTTAGTAGATAACTATTTGGAGGCCTGAggtacttgaaaaataaaaaggaagaggaagttatgaatgaataaaagaacaaagagaatttCTGTTAAAGGCCTAGTGTCAAAGTTCTCAACATGTCCTTGCCCCCAAACAGTCACTAAAtcctttgatttctcctttgaaatatttgttgaagctattcttttttttctctctttttcatttccactGCTATCAACTTACGCTAGGACTTTATTATTTCCTGTCTGGACTACTGCAGTAGTTCTTAGAAACTCAGTACTGAACATCCTTTTTTGTTCCAAGGCAATTCCagggaaaaattaaaatggttaactccacttcttttttcaaataaaaataaaatctcgggacttcccaggtggtccagtggttaagactctgcacttccactgcagggggcgcgggctggatccctggttggggaatgaagatcccacatgctgtgcagtgcagccaaaaaataataaaaattaaaaaaaaatctgtgtaaaaCATGTACATCTTACCACTTAGATTGATTACTTGGTTAAATGAGAGGAACTCAATGGGAAAAAAAGGCACTGATTTTTAGCCATAAAGTTATTATCTGGGCATATTTGAGATACAACAGTACAGAAGCAGTTTTCTAAACTTTTATGCCTTACATTTGTTTACTTCTCTAGAGTCCCCAGAGTCTGTTCAAATCATTTTTATCCTAGGAAAAATTTCTATCTTCACTCTACTGCTAGGAAAACAGATCTGCCCTCTTTGTGGTAGACAGGGCTGGGTAGGGCTATGCTGGGCTGGGCTAGTCAGATAATTAATCAATTTGGAGACACTGCCTCCCAAAAACTGACTTTCCATTTGGAAGTGGTTCTGGAATTTTTTCCGCCTAATACCACTGCTTTGTTTTAGTAGAAAGGCTACATTTTACATAAAGTTGTATGCTGTATATGCTCTATAGCTCCCTATTTTCCCCAcatccaatttctctgcatccttttTAATACACCAATTTAACCTATCATTCCATTACTCACATATCTTCCATTGTCTTTGGTCTGTTTATTCACTCataaaaatgagttaatatttgaaaGTTCTTAGAATAGTGCACGGCACATATTAGGTGCTATATaacttaataaaatataatttttattaagaaataaaaattcaattcaaaTTGAGCATCTTACTATATACCAAGCAATCTGCTAGAGGTGGTGTATAtggcagtgaataaaacagacgtGGCCCCTGCCCTGAGAGTTTACAGGGCTTTCCTAAGTGACTGTGTATGTCTCAGTCATGAAAATTTAGCGCTGACAGGATCTTGGATCACctaattccatgttttcatttatggatgaggaaactgaaatttaagaAGGCAAATGACTTCCAAAATCATACAGCTGGTAGGAGCACAGTCAGTGGTGTGCAGAAGCCAGGACACTACAGGATTTAACCAAATTGAAACCAGTGTTGCTAAAACGCCCTGTCCACTGTTCTTCAATCCAACTCACACCTCCCTTGATCAGGTTCTGTATCCCATAGACACAGAATTTTTTGTGGGTGTTTCTCATTGCCTATAAATCAAGTTCAAGGGGTACGTGTTTAAAAAGCTTTTCTAAGAATGCCTTCCCCACCCCTTGACATTTACTACCACCTCCAGGTAGAATGCCAGCCTACTTGGTTACAAGTACAAGAAGACATTATCAACTCCCCAAAGGCAAAACATTCTTACAATTAGTTTATTAATTCCTAGTTCTCAACAGAAAGCGTAGCATGTATATGTACACAATATATGCTTGATGAATAAACAGAGATAAAGAATGGATATTTCTAATGGGttctatttattgaatgagtgaaaaaGCAAGAACACTAAAAAATTCTTGGGCCAAAATGACCAGGGTTATTTTCTTCTGACCTTACCTTTCATGAAATATACTCAGTAAAttaccactcccacccccacttcaTTTTTTACCTACTTTTAAGACTCAACACTGTGAACTGAAATTTGTGATAGTTTAGCCAGGGCAGGGCGGGTTTATCTTTGCACTATGATAAAGTAAACAGCATAAGACTATTGACAATGTTTTTAACTTCTGATTTTCCTCAGGGAATTTAAGAAAAGTTTCTTTAGAATGTCTTTCTTACTAAACTAAATGTGCTCCAAAATCTAAAATAAGCAGTTTTGGTCTTGGCAGAGGAAAGGGTTAAATGTGAAGGTTCGAGAGAGAGGTAGATCTTAGGAAGGAGATGGATGGAGTGGGtgggaaaagagagggagaagagtaGAGAATGTGAGAGAAGGGACATCAACTGGAGATGAGGGGGGCTCCAGGGGTACCAAGAGCAGGAGTTGACCAGGGAAAGGAAGTGCCACACTCTCTGAACTCAGTGAGGACAGGCTGCAGGAGAGGGTCTTTCTGAGAACTTGTGTAAGGTAATGCGCTGGACTCATTCCGTTAGAAGTCAGTGATTTGTACCAGTGGATACTGGGAATGAGACTTTAGTTTACGTAGGAGCctaaagggagagaggagagaagggagggaaatggCCCTGTCTCACTCATTGCTTTACAGGGGGTAACTTTAAGCTTGAGGCTAGCTTTTACCTGTAGAAAACAAAGGCCAAAGTCTTTCATTCTGCAGTATAGATAGTAGGCTTAAAATGCAAATGACCAATTGTCACAAATTGGTTGTACCTCTTTTAGACTGAATTTTTATGAGttcaaatattttacttcatAGTACCATAACAATAATAACTGCTATTTTTATTGGCTCTTTGTAGATCTATAGAGGACTTTAACTGGTAAGTTAGATTTTGTAGATTAGATGGCAAAATCCAATCTATGAAAGTGACATTAATATCATAAGCCAATCATTCAATGAGTGAAGGTTTGGGGAAGGATTATTTGAAATGATGACATTAAGAAACGAAAACTTCAAGGATTTTATGCAACTCAAATCCCAAGTAGCGAGGGGAAAGCGGATTAACTGTCGGTGTTTTCTGTACCGTGGTTTGACAGTCCTCTAACTCAGTTTTTGTAAATCTCCCTTGGTGTTCACATTTGCAGGAATTCAATCAACATTTACCACCTTGTACCATTTTTCAGGATCATAGTCCGGAAAAAATTCTGGACCATGCCATTAGCCAACGAAGTACTCCAGTGACCAGAAATCTGTGGTGGAAACGAGTCTCTTGCACTTTTCCTCTCCCGGGTTTATTCAACCCAATCCTACGCTTTTCTTTCCAGCTCCTGCACACCCTCAGGACTGTACCAAAGGCACATCCCAAAAGAGTAGGCATCTTAATTGCCTTACACaggccaaagaagaaatacattgGTTCTGTGGCTCTTCTCCAAGGCACTGTCACCTCACACTTCTAGAGCTTTAGGATTTACCTGGAGGGTTCATGACAAAAGTGGAATTCCACTTCCACTCCCAAGGAAGAGGTGGCACGAGCCTttcctcttaaaatttttatcttgaaATGTCCATCGTGGCAGTGAAAGGCGGACCCTAGCGAAcaagaaatattattattattattattacaaaagaATCTTAGCCCTTCTCCACACCCTGCACCCCGCTTTCATCACCCCACGCCTCGGGACTCTGAGACCTCGAGCTGTTACCAAGGCCACGGACTACAAAACAGAGAATTCTGGGGGAAGGAAGTGACGACACGGCGCAAAGCACGCTGGACTCCGGCAGGCTCGGCTCAAGAGACTCCTTCCTTCCCACGCGGTTGCTGAGGACTTGGCGGTGCTAGGAGTTTTAACtggtatttttctcatttgtcagGATTACACGTTAAGTATCACCTGGCTTGAGTACAGCTCTAAGTATCATGCGGCTTCGGGTTACGCCAGGGCATCAGCTCTAGAGCCTTAGCTGCTGCTCCTTCGTTTACGCAtcctccaaacaaattttaagatgaaaagTGTCACAGATCCGGGGGCCTCTCCCTGGCGGGATCCAGCGGAGGCACAGAGCCAGAGAGGGAATGGGTGGATATCAGaggagttttctttttcatttttggctaAGAGTCGTGTGGCGTGAGCTCCTTTGATGGAAGGAGAGCAGAGTTCAAGGATTTGAGCATCTGCAGACTGGAGATCAAAGCCAGCGTGAAGGCGATCTGGAATGGGATTGGGAGGTGAAATAGAAGTGTGCCAGATAAGTTACCCCAGACTGGGCCCAGTGGCAACTCGATGTCCCCGTGGCTTTCAGACTGAATAGTAAAATTTAACTGTCTTTCTGATATGGAACTTGAGGCAAATTGCAGGTGTTCTCTACCTCTAGAATGGAGATTGGGGTAAGACATTTGCCTGAGTGGAACATATATATTAATCCGAACTGGTGGTTGTTTTAGATCTAGCCAGCTGGCAAccatgagtgaatggatgaagaaaggCCCCTTAGAATGGCAAGATTACACTTACAAAGAAGTCAGAGTGGCAGCCAGTGAGAAGGAGTATAAAGGATGGGTTTTAACCATAGACCCAGTCTCTGCCAAGTGAGTATGGGTCCTGCTTCCCAGAAATCACCCCTTTGCACTGTTACATCCATACTAAGAAAGCAGATAAATGAAAGGCTAATTATTCCCACATaagaatttaat is drawn from Mesoplodon densirostris isolate mMesDen1 chromosome 14, mMesDen1 primary haplotype, whole genome shotgun sequence and contains these coding sequences:
- the LOC132501323 gene encoding LOW QUALITY PROTEIN: tetratricopeptide repeat protein 39B-like (The sequence of the model RefSeq protein was modified relative to this genomic sequence to represent the inferred CDS: inserted 3 bases in 2 codons; substituted 1 base at 1 genomic stop codon), with the translated sequence MSPPLNKRENNEDGLTSFSKGENDREDKFEDAYESIPAATTMDLISSLEECTTGFXHNRFSDAIHLIYPWSKNSMYHALIYGILMVVKAFLTFDPQEIEIGMTATKEALRTCNSFRXKSRMMSFSHLGNKQGINAIKEEELHAEICYAECLILKSTVTFIQDDSVLCFLKSGINVGLSYQIYKDCQRVLTQIPNYQSITYRHLVGGINFGLGVFNLISLVPPKTLKLLSVVGYSGNREVGLTLLHESASESHINNILSVLTLFFYYNYISVAFGVEKSHNSAAENLSLIYLQKFPNCVILKFFHARFSMLKGYFKHAQLTLEECLFIQNEWKQVHHLCYWELMWCHIFCXDWKQVYHYAELLFQHSRWSKAIYSFAEASLLAVLPSDFVKSVSEDMSSLFLNVDNLRIRILGTSVPIEKFVAEKGQRYATTAGWFTAQPILELMYAWSGFRVMSKKLELISTWLSIIDKGGELLRENPSKEYGTADISLLNLLKGLCLKYLGEYSMAEHYFNHVIQKEKLLKHDHYLVPYSYHELGILYYLKGDYASAIKNLENIKNYKDYSMEARLQFRAHIALEQIAKEK